In Janthinobacterium rivuli, a single genomic region encodes these proteins:
- a CDS encoding phage tail protein has product MSTYFAILTQVGEAKLANAIALGQTLKLKKMGVGDGNGTLPVPDRGQKALVREVHRADLNKLDKDPDNTSQIIAEQVLPENVGGWWMRELGIYDEAGDLCAVANCPPSYKPLMAEGSGRMQVVRIVLIVASTAAIELKIDPSIVLATRKYVDDQDITVRAYSDAQLAKHLAAVDPHPLLAKVTYVDQQDTSARTYGDQQLAKHQAAADPHPLLAKVTYVDQQDTSARTYGDQQLAKHQAALDPHPLLAKVAYVDQQDTSARAYGDQQLAKHQAALDPHPLLAKVAYVDQQDTSARAYGDQQLAKHAAAADPHPQYSMKEVATLPKFDASSKLVNADFVQRAQGNMVRYADVTESRSLTAEDMGCALYFPTAGKAITIPDPVSLGIPNNSGKCVKFFGLFNSGTILAAPGVNIGFDVGSVPSITIKPGQFLTLMATGPKVWQVIESTAELWRNADFAAMLSSSGYQKQPGGMILQWGGGAQTPESGYVDVIFPIPFPNACFHVFSGYEGQGGSGSSLPSNINAGMRTKTGFRLYTYNGNALSAGITPSYFAIGN; this is encoded by the coding sequence ATGAGCACATATTTCGCAATTCTGACGCAGGTGGGCGAGGCCAAGCTGGCCAATGCTATCGCCCTGGGCCAAACCCTGAAACTCAAAAAAATGGGCGTAGGTGACGGCAACGGCACCCTACCGGTTCCCGACCGAGGACAAAAGGCGCTTGTGCGCGAGGTGCACCGCGCCGACCTGAACAAGTTGGACAAAGACCCGGACAACACCAGCCAGATCATTGCCGAGCAAGTCTTACCCGAGAACGTGGGCGGCTGGTGGATGCGCGAACTCGGCATTTATGACGAGGCGGGCGACCTGTGCGCCGTGGCCAACTGCCCGCCCAGCTACAAGCCACTGATGGCGGAAGGTAGCGGCCGCATGCAGGTGGTGCGTATCGTACTGATCGTCGCCAGCACGGCCGCTATCGAGCTAAAAATCGACCCGTCCATCGTTCTGGCCACGCGCAAGTATGTCGATGACCAGGACATTACTGTGCGCGCCTACAGCGACGCGCAACTGGCCAAGCATCTGGCCGCTGTCGACCCGCACCCGCTGCTGGCAAAAGTCACCTACGTCGATCAGCAGGACACCAGCGCACGCACCTATGGTGATCAGCAACTGGCCAAGCACCAGGCGGCCGCCGACCCGCACCCGCTGCTGGCAAAAGTCACCTACGTCGATCAGCAGGACACCAGCGCACGCACCTATGGCGATCAGCAACTGGCCAAGCATCAGGCGGCTCTTGACCCGCACCCGCTCCTGGCCAAGGTCGCCTATGTCGATCAGCAGGACACCAGCGCGCGCGCCTATGGCGACCAGCAACTGGCCAAGCATCAGGCGGCTCTTGACCCGCACCCGCTGCTGGCCAAGGTCGCCTATGTCGATCAACAGGACACCAGCGCACGCGCCTATGGCGACCAGCAACTGGCCAAGCACGCAGCGGCGGCAGATCCGCATCCGCAATACAGCATGAAGGAAGTGGCGACACTGCCGAAGTTCGACGCGTCGAGCAAGCTGGTCAATGCCGACTTTGTGCAGCGCGCACAAGGAAACATGGTTCGCTATGCCGACGTCACTGAAAGCCGTTCGCTCACCGCCGAGGATATGGGCTGCGCCCTGTACTTCCCGACTGCGGGCAAGGCCATCACCATTCCCGACCCGGTATCGCTTGGCATTCCCAACAATTCCGGCAAGTGCGTCAAGTTCTTCGGGCTGTTCAATAGCGGCACCATTCTTGCCGCGCCGGGCGTGAACATTGGATTTGATGTCGGCAGTGTGCCGAGCATCACGATCAAGCCTGGGCAATTCCTGACCCTCATGGCGACCGGGCCAAAAGTCTGGCAAGTCATCGAATCGACCGCCGAGCTGTGGCGCAATGCCGACTTTGCGGCAATGTTGTCTTCGAGCGGCTACCAGAAACAACCCGGCGGCATGATCCTGCAATGGGGCGGCGGAGCGCAGACACCGGAATCCGGCTATGTCGACGTGATCTTTCCGATTCCGTTTCCAAACGCGTGTTTTCACGTCTTCAGTGGATATGAAGGGCAAGGTGGAAGCGGGTCCAGTCTGCCCAGCAATATCAACGCCGGTATGAGGACAAAAACGGGCTTCCGCCTGTACACCTACAACGGGAATGCGCTTTCGGCCGGCATCACCCCCTCCTATTTTGCGATTGGAAACTAA
- a CDS encoding RES domain-containing protein, producing the protein MPLICYKCIDDVGLKKIIEKVGNVGHCSICEGVKRVAVEARELGKIIEPTLRKLYSIGEEQPRYSLEADGVYYQQQGEYLEEIIESILEQELDCVDEIASGVIEADNYWPQDGEYGFWDDTSCYERNLYHGQGTGFSWEATLAELKHSRRFFSPSAQTLFTELFAGLDTLRVLKGRKSEPVVTTLPEGSLLYRARSCRIESEAKTIWENPLAFVGPPPLDKARAGRMNAEGVVVLYCAKDIETCLAEMRPALGGTLALITLKTREPLRILDFSLLEKRFVGGPGSVFEPNYFEELERRQFLKRLHHLISQPIVPGHEADYLITQTMAEYLAHVHDVQIDGISFSSAQRASGVNVVLFPSRDLLTDRVQDKFGVEYVEGSIKGFKTESIRYRHSEVDVEKRVDGSFSLASKYDPDLDF; encoded by the coding sequence ATGCCATTGATTTGTTATAAATGTATCGATGATGTTGGACTAAAGAAAATAATTGAAAAGGTGGGTAATGTTGGACATTGCTCTATCTGCGAAGGTGTGAAAAGAGTGGCAGTTGAAGCTAGGGAGCTTGGAAAAATAATAGAACCTACACTCAGGAAACTCTACTCTATAGGAGAGGAACAGCCAAGGTACTCTCTTGAAGCGGATGGAGTGTATTACCAACAGCAGGGAGAGTACCTAGAGGAAATTATTGAGTCGATTTTGGAGCAAGAGCTTGACTGTGTAGACGAGATTGCCTCAGGCGTAATTGAAGCAGACAACTATTGGCCTCAAGACGGGGAGTACGGATTCTGGGACGATACCAGTTGTTATGAAAGAAACCTATACCATGGCCAAGGGACGGGTTTCTCTTGGGAAGCTACTTTAGCTGAGCTAAAGCATAGTCGGCGTTTTTTTAGTCCATCAGCGCAGACGCTTTTTACTGAATTATTTGCAGGGCTAGACACCTTGAGAGTGTTGAAGGGAAGAAAATCTGAACCGGTAGTGACGACATTGCCCGAGGGTTCGCTGCTTTATCGAGCAAGAAGCTGTCGTATAGAGAGTGAAGCTAAAACGATCTGGGAAAACCCTTTAGCTTTCGTCGGACCGCCGCCATTAGATAAAGCGCGCGCAGGGAGAATGAATGCAGAAGGTGTTGTTGTACTTTATTGTGCCAAAGATATTGAAACATGTTTGGCCGAGATGCGCCCTGCACTGGGCGGAACACTTGCATTAATAACTTTGAAAACTAGAGAGCCTCTTCGTATTTTGGACTTTTCATTGCTTGAAAAGCGCTTTGTTGGTGGGCCTGGGAGCGTTTTTGAACCGAACTATTTTGAAGAATTAGAGCGTAGACAATTCTTGAAGCGTCTACATCATTTAATCTCGCAACCGATAGTGCCTGGTCATGAAGCTGATTATTTGATTACGCAGACCATGGCCGAGTATCTTGCTCATGTTCATGATGTACAAATTGATGGAATATCGTTTTCATCGGCACAGCGCGCATCAGGTGTGAACGTAGTACTTTTCCCATCGAGAGACTTACTCACTGACAGAGTGCAGGATAAGTTCGGAGTTGAGTATGTCGAGGGCAGTATTAAAGGCTTCAAAACGGAGAGTATCCGATATCGTCATTCGGAAGTTGATGTGGAGAAAAGAGTTGACGGATCATTTTCTCTGGCTTCAAAATACGATCCTGATCTGGATTTTTAG
- a CDS encoding GpE family phage tail protein — protein MADIAGVFHWTPAAMDGFTIDELMAWRERARLRSGAE, from the coding sequence ATGGCCGACATTGCCGGCGTCTTCCACTGGACGCCGGCAGCGATGGACGGCTTTACGATTGATGAACTGATGGCCTGGCGCGAACGCGCCCGGCTGCGAAGCGGAGCGGAATAG
- a CDS encoding phage late control D family protein, translating into MSEHIPAFRVSIEDKDLTAIVSPRLINLTLTLCRGDESDQLDISLDDSDGKLAMPPRGAQIALALGWQASGLVDMGKFTVDEVEHSGAPDTITLRARSANLIDTFKQQQEHSFHKTTLGAIIEAIAFRNELASGVSVRLRDIAIEHIDQTHESDAAFLRRLGRKYDAVATVKNDILLFIPINQSRTASGKALPVIPITRALGDGHRYHSAESDAYTGVRAFWHDERYARRRSVVAGVPGNSKRLRTTFANETDARAAAVAEWQRILRGLATFEMSLALGNPAVFPQSPVTVTGFKPEIDATEWLSVKVTHSLGGNGFTTRVEFETKTEAVEAEREDEKDPDEGITGVVAKWKDVAAKKKKAGQEQAGASGTLKTLEHTYKSKQAAKRAALHAWKRIEEVRDIIRENSEEPWESTQTVAGAEAA; encoded by the coding sequence ATGAGCGAGCATATCCCCGCCTTCAGGGTCAGCATCGAGGACAAGGATTTGACGGCCATCGTCTCGCCGCGGCTGATCAATCTGACCTTGACCCTGTGCCGTGGCGACGAGAGCGACCAACTCGACATTTCCTTGGATGACAGCGACGGCAAGCTGGCCATGCCGCCACGCGGCGCGCAGATCGCCCTGGCGCTAGGCTGGCAAGCGTCCGGCCTGGTGGACATGGGCAAGTTCACAGTCGACGAGGTGGAGCACAGCGGCGCGCCCGACACCATCACCCTGCGCGCCAGGTCGGCCAACCTGATCGACACGTTTAAACAGCAGCAGGAACACAGCTTCCACAAGACCACCCTCGGCGCCATCATCGAGGCGATTGCCTTTCGCAACGAGCTGGCGTCGGGCGTGTCGGTGCGTCTGCGCGATATCGCCATCGAGCACATCGACCAGACCCATGAAAGCGATGCGGCCTTCTTGCGCCGGCTGGGCAGGAAATACGACGCGGTGGCCACCGTCAAGAATGACATCTTGCTCTTCATCCCCATCAACCAGAGCCGCACGGCCAGCGGCAAGGCGCTGCCCGTGATTCCCATCACGCGCGCCCTGGGCGACGGCCACCGCTACCACAGCGCCGAAAGCGACGCCTACACGGGCGTGCGCGCCTTCTGGCATGACGAACGCTACGCGCGCCGCCGTAGCGTCGTGGCCGGCGTGCCCGGCAACAGCAAGCGCCTGCGCACCACCTTTGCCAACGAAACCGACGCGCGCGCGGCGGCCGTGGCCGAATGGCAGCGCATCCTGCGCGGCCTGGCCACCTTTGAAATGAGCCTGGCCCTGGGCAACCCGGCCGTGTTCCCGCAATCGCCCGTCACCGTGACAGGCTTCAAGCCCGAGATCGATGCCACCGAATGGCTATCGGTCAAGGTCACGCACAGCCTGGGCGGCAACGGCTTTACCACGCGCGTGGAATTTGAAACGAAGACGGAAGCGGTCGAGGCAGAACGCGAGGACGAGAAAGACCCGGATGAGGGCATCACGGGCGTGGTGGCCAAGTGGAAGGACGTGGCAGCGAAGAAGAAAAAGGCGGGACAGGAACAAGCCGGAGCCTCGGGTACGCTCAAGACGCTGGAGCACACCTACAAGAGCAAGCAGGCCGCAAAAAGGGCGGCGCTGCATGCGTGGAAGCGCATTGAGGAAGTCCGGGACATCATCCGCGAGAACAGCGAGGAACCCTGGGAATCTACGCAGACGGTAGCAGGCGCAGAAGCGGCATAA
- a CDS encoding phage tail sheath protein, whose protein sequence is MATDYHHGVRVIEINEGSRPIRTVSTAVLGLIATADDADPAAFPLDTPVLVTNVLAAMGKAGKTGTLYRALEAIAAQTKPLTVVVRVAEGETEAETTSNAVGGTSPDGKYLGAQALLAAQSKLGVKPRILGAPGLDTQAVTNALASVAQRLRGFVYASAYGCATVTAATTYRGQFGQREVMIIWPDFVNWDTAIDAEASMSAVAYAMGLRAKIDEETGWHKTLSNVVVNGPTGITKDVFFDLQDPATDAGVLNAKEVTTLINMGGYRFWGSRTCEEPGGFFYFESYTRTAQVLADTIAEAHFAYVDVPLHPSLVRDLLESINAKFRDLKLQGYIIDGHAWYDEQYNDKTALKDGKLAIDYDYTPVPPLENLKFQQRITDRYLADFASRIAA, encoded by the coding sequence ATGGCTACCGACTACCACCATGGCGTGCGCGTCATCGAAATCAACGAGGGTTCGCGCCCCATCCGCACCGTGTCCACCGCCGTGCTGGGCCTGATCGCCACGGCCGACGATGCCGACCCGGCCGCCTTCCCGCTCGACACGCCCGTGCTCGTCACCAACGTGCTGGCCGCCATGGGCAAGGCCGGCAAGACCGGCACCTTGTACCGCGCACTGGAAGCGATTGCCGCACAGACCAAGCCCCTGACGGTCGTGGTGCGTGTGGCCGAAGGCGAGACGGAGGCGGAAACCACCAGCAACGCCGTCGGCGGCACCTCACCCGATGGCAAGTACCTGGGCGCCCAGGCGCTGCTGGCCGCGCAAAGTAAACTGGGCGTGAAGCCTCGCATCCTGGGCGCGCCGGGGCTGGATACCCAGGCCGTCACCAATGCTCTGGCCAGCGTGGCACAGCGCCTGCGCGGCTTCGTGTACGCATCCGCCTATGGCTGCGCCACCGTCACGGCGGCCACCACCTATCGCGGCCAGTTCGGCCAGCGTGAGGTAATGATCATCTGGCCGGATTTTGTGAACTGGGATACCGCCATCGATGCCGAGGCCAGCATGTCCGCCGTCGCTTACGCCATGGGCCTGCGCGCCAAGATCGACGAGGAAACGGGCTGGCACAAGACGCTGTCCAACGTCGTTGTGAATGGCCCTACCGGCATCACCAAGGACGTGTTTTTCGATCTGCAAGACCCGGCCACCGACGCCGGCGTGCTCAACGCCAAGGAAGTGACCACCCTGATTAACATGGGCGGTTACCGCTTCTGGGGTTCGCGTACCTGCGAGGAACCGGGCGGCTTCTTCTATTTTGAAAGCTACACGCGCACGGCCCAGGTGCTGGCCGACACCATTGCCGAGGCGCACTTCGCCTATGTCGACGTGCCCTTGCATCCATCCCTGGTGCGCGACCTGCTGGAAAGCATCAATGCCAAGTTCCGCGACTTGAAATTGCAGGGCTACATCATCGACGGCCACGCTTGGTATGACGAGCAATACAACGACAAGACGGCGCTGAAAGACGGCAAGTTGGCCATCGATTACGACTACACGCCCGTGCCGCCGCTGGAAAACCTGAAATTCCAGCAGCGCATTACCGACCGCTACCTGGCCGACTTCGCCTCGCGCATCGCCGCTTAA
- a CDS encoding phage tail protein — protein MMMILGMFVFSLPTLAYHELQRQTEWKHASTARVGLRDAHQYVGPGDDTITLSGWVAPELTGSLYSLDALRMMADTGKSWILIQGTGRILGSYRITSMTEGRTILDGSGGARRVEFSIALKRDDDGVLAMVGLGDIGDLKNMLSIDGMTSSIAGAARNAVGSVVGNVVGGITSKYGGVVSEIKDKIGAGISGAIGSAADKFK, from the coding sequence ATGATGATGATTTTAGGAATGTTCGTGTTCAGCCTGCCGACCTTGGCCTATCACGAGCTGCAGCGGCAAACGGAATGGAAGCACGCCAGCACGGCGCGCGTGGGCCTGCGCGACGCGCACCAGTACGTGGGGCCCGGCGACGACACCATCACCTTGTCGGGCTGGGTGGCGCCGGAATTGACCGGCTCCCTGTACTCGCTCGATGCGCTACGCATGATGGCCGACACAGGTAAATCGTGGATTCTGATCCAGGGCACGGGCCGCATTCTCGGCTCGTACCGCATCACCAGCATGACCGAGGGGCGCACCATCCTGGACGGCAGCGGCGGCGCGCGCCGCGTCGAGTTCTCGATTGCACTCAAGCGCGACGACGATGGCGTGCTGGCCATGGTCGGCCTGGGCGACATCGGCGACCTGAAAAACATGCTCAGTATCGACGGCATGACCAGCAGCATCGCGGGCGCAGCCAGGAATGCCGTGGGCAGCGTGGTCGGCAATGTGGTCGGTGGCATCACGTCGAAATACGGCGGCGTGGTCAGCGAAATAAAAGACAAGATCGGCGCCGGCATCAGCGGCGCCATCGGCAGCGCGGCGGACAAGTTCAAATGA
- a CDS encoding phage tail protein I, protein MNKLVPTLPPNTTALERAIAVACAELVNVPVPLRDLWSVDRCPVNLLPFLAWACSVDRWDDAWPESTKRGTIKASYFIHKHKGTIAAVRRVVESLGYLIRITEWWQTTPPGVPGTFRLDVGVLDTGITDAMFQEMERLIADAKPVSRHMTGLALYLETRGTVYTGIAAYHGDVVTVYPWIAETIEVRGTLLQAGASHTIDTMTIYP, encoded by the coding sequence ATGAATAAGCTCGTGCCCACCCTGCCGCCCAACACTACCGCGCTGGAACGCGCCATTGCCGTGGCCTGCGCCGAGCTGGTCAACGTGCCCGTGCCGCTGCGCGACCTGTGGAGCGTCGACCGCTGCCCGGTCAACTTGCTGCCATTTCTGGCCTGGGCCTGTTCCGTCGACCGCTGGGATGACGCCTGGCCCGAGTCGACCAAGCGCGGCACGATCAAGGCGTCCTATTTCATCCACAAGCACAAGGGCACGATTGCCGCCGTGCGCCGCGTGGTCGAGTCCCTGGGCTATCTGATCCGCATTACCGAATGGTGGCAAACGACGCCACCGGGCGTGCCGGGTACTTTCCGCCTCGACGTGGGCGTGCTGGACACGGGCATCACGGACGCCATGTTTCAGGAAATGGAGCGCCTGATTGCCGACGCCAAACCCGTTAGCCGTCACATGACGGGCCTGGCGCTGTATCTGGAAACTCGCGGCACCGTTTACACAGGCATTGCCGCATACCACGGCGACGTCGTGACCGTGTATCCCTGGATCGCGGAAACCATCGAAGTGCGCGGCACGCTGTTGCAGGCCGGCGCATCCCATACCATCGACACCATGACCATCTATCCATGA
- a CDS encoding phage tail protein: MAGRDLKLQVVFAALDKITGPLKKIMGGSSDTAKALKATSDRLRDLNTQQRNLGKFRELHSGIRTTGVELKEAQKKVKELAASIKQTKSPTRAMTRDLKAATKVTQALTLKGREQSKQFRVLRTSLKDAGIDTRQLGKAQEWLKNSIQLTNVELASQQKRLAASAAKQQRVTNATQHADKLRNKAGNLAMAGAGATATGAVIGAPVVKGLNEAKHYQTEVGRVNALGLGDKVSAEAVAFARNMKTYGTSQLDNLQLMRDGMSAFADVHHAEMVAPILAKMKFSNHAFFGEAEGADNERKFMDMLKVIELRGGLESKEKFEAQANIVQQVITATGGRVGPNEWLNMIKTGGIAAKGLKDDAFYYQMEPLVQEMSGNRVGTSLMSAYQNLYQGRTTKRSAKKLEEFGLIGDKSKVTHDKAGQLSFLNPGALLGSELFRENQFEWMEKVLLPQLAKKGIKDKNQVLDAIGSIFSNRTASNLYSQMYLQRGQIHKNEKLNRGAADIGKLEKLGRDSAAGKELETQSKLANLKLTMGEKILPLYAQGLEMAIAAVTRLNGFMERNPTVAKVMITAFAVLAGLLLVLGPLMLGIAALIGPYAMLHVMFAKIGVTGGVLTPILRGLGGAFMWAGRAVLWLGRALLMTPIGIAITVIAGAAFLIYKYWEPIKGFFTGVWSHVKTAFASGIGGVSALIVNWSPLGIFYRAFAGVLGWFGIALPAKFSDFGSGLLRSMASGITSSLNVIYQCWEPVKTFFAGVWSQLKATCAGGLAGISALILNWSPVGVFYQAFAGVMSWFGIHLPAQFTEFGANILRGLVNGITGSMGAVKDAISNAGSSTIAWFKEKLGIHSPSRVFAQLGDYTMQGLAVGLDRSEGAPIAKVSGLAQRLTQLGAGIAIGTATALPASAFDMRAPLSQGGFGAGMTIQGDKIEISFNVQAGTDPQAIARAVSVALDQRDREKAARIRSSLRDHD; this comes from the coding sequence ATGGCTGGTCGGGATTTGAAGTTACAGGTAGTGTTTGCAGCGCTGGACAAAATCACCGGCCCGCTGAAAAAGATCATGGGCGGTTCCAGCGACACGGCCAAGGCCTTGAAGGCCACCAGCGACCGCTTGCGCGATCTGAACACCCAGCAGAGAAACCTGGGGAAATTCCGCGAACTGCATAGCGGCATTCGAACAACGGGGGTTGAGCTGAAAGAAGCTCAAAAAAAAGTAAAAGAGCTGGCCGCAAGCATAAAACAGACCAAGTCTCCTACACGCGCCATGACGCGTGATTTGAAGGCGGCGACGAAGGTCACGCAGGCCTTGACGCTTAAAGGCCGAGAACAGAGCAAGCAATTCCGCGTCCTGCGCACCAGCCTGAAAGACGCAGGCATCGACACGCGCCAGTTGGGCAAGGCGCAGGAATGGCTAAAAAACAGTATCCAGTTGACGAACGTTGAACTGGCCTCGCAACAAAAGCGCCTGGCCGCCTCCGCCGCCAAGCAGCAGCGCGTCACCAACGCCACCCAGCATGCCGACAAGCTGCGCAACAAGGCGGGCAACCTGGCCATGGCCGGCGCTGGCGCGACCGCCACGGGCGCCGTCATCGGCGCGCCCGTCGTCAAGGGGCTGAACGAGGCCAAGCACTATCAAACGGAAGTAGGCAGGGTCAACGCCCTGGGCTTGGGCGACAAGGTATCAGCCGAGGCCGTCGCCTTCGCCCGCAACATGAAGACCTACGGCACCAGCCAGCTCGACAACCTGCAACTCATGCGCGACGGCATGAGCGCCTTTGCCGATGTGCACCACGCGGAAATGGTGGCACCCATATTGGCCAAGATGAAATTTTCCAACCATGCATTTTTCGGCGAAGCAGAAGGCGCCGACAACGAACGCAAGTTCATGGACATGCTCAAGGTCATCGAGCTGCGCGGCGGCCTGGAGAGCAAGGAAAAATTCGAAGCCCAGGCCAACATCGTGCAGCAGGTGATTACCGCCACGGGCGGGCGCGTCGGCCCGAATGAATGGCTGAACATGATCAAGACGGGCGGCATCGCGGCCAAGGGCTTGAAAGATGACGCCTTTTACTACCAGATGGAACCGCTGGTGCAGGAAATGAGCGGCAACCGCGTCGGCACGTCCCTGATGAGCGCGTACCAGAACCTGTACCAGGGCCGCACCACCAAACGCTCAGCAAAAAAACTGGAAGAGTTCGGCTTGATCGGCGACAAGAGCAAGGTCACGCATGATAAAGCGGGACAACTTTCCTTCCTCAATCCTGGCGCGCTGCTGGGTTCCGAGCTATTCCGCGAAAACCAGTTCGAATGGATGGAAAAGGTGCTGTTGCCGCAACTGGCCAAGAAAGGCATCAAAGACAAAAACCAGGTGCTCGACGCCATCGGCAGCATCTTTTCCAACCGCACGGCGTCGAACCTGTATTCGCAGATGTACTTGCAGCGCGGGCAAATCCACAAGAATGAAAAGCTCAACCGTGGCGCCGCCGATATCGGCAAGCTGGAAAAACTGGGCCGCGACTCGGCCGCCGGCAAGGAACTGGAAACGCAATCGAAGCTGGCCAACCTCAAGCTCACCATGGGCGAGAAAATCCTGCCGCTGTACGCGCAGGGGCTGGAAATGGCGATTGCCGCCGTCACGCGCCTGAATGGCTTCATGGAACGCAACCCGACCGTGGCCAAGGTCATGATTACCGCGTTTGCCGTGCTGGCCGGCCTGCTGCTGGTGCTCGGCCCGCTGATGCTGGGCATCGCCGCCCTGATCGGCCCGTACGCCATGCTGCACGTCATGTTCGCCAAAATCGGCGTGACGGGCGGCGTGCTCACGCCTATCCTGCGCGGCTTGGGCGGCGCCTTCATGTGGGCGGGCCGGGCCGTGCTGTGGCTGGGCCGCGCTCTTCTGATGACCCCGATTGGCATCGCCATCACGGTCATCGCTGGCGCCGCCTTCCTGATCTATAAATACTGGGAGCCAATCAAGGGATTCTTTACCGGCGTCTGGTCGCACGTCAAGACGGCGTTTGCCAGCGGCATTGGCGGCGTCAGCGCCCTGATCGTCAACTGGTCGCCGCTGGGCATCTTCTATCGCGCCTTCGCCGGCGTGCTGGGATGGTTCGGCATTGCGCTGCCCGCCAAGTTCAGCGACTTCGGCAGCGGCCTGCTGCGCAGCATGGCCAGCGGCATCACCAGCAGCTTAAACGTCATCTATCAATGCTGGGAGCCGGTCAAGACGTTCTTTGCCGGCGTGTGGTCGCAACTCAAGGCGACGTGTGCCGGCGGCCTGGCGGGTATCAGCGCGCTGATTCTCAACTGGTCGCCGGTCGGCGTGTTTTACCAGGCCTTCGCTGGCGTCATGAGCTGGTTCGGTATCCATCTGCCGGCCCAGTTCACCGAGTTCGGCGCCAATATCCTGCGCGGCCTGGTCAACGGCATCACGGGTTCCATGGGCGCCGTCAAGGACGCCATCAGCAATGCCGGTTCCAGCACCATTGCCTGGTTCAAGGAAAAGCTGGGTATCCACAGCCCAAGCCGCGTGTTTGCCCAGCTGGGCGACTACACCATGCAAGGCCTGGCGGTAGGCCTGGACCGCAGCGAAGGCGCGCCGATTGCCAAGGTTTCCGGCCTGGCGCAGCGCCTGACGCAACTGGGCGCGGGCATCGCCATCGGCACAGCCACCGCCCTGCCCGCCAGCGCCTTCGACATGCGCGCGCCGCTGTCCCAAGGCGGGTTTGGCGCCGGCATGACGATTCAAGGCGACAAGATCGAAATCAGTTTCAACGTTCAGGCCGGCACCGATCCACAGGCCATCGCCCGCGCGGTGAGCGTCGCGCTCGATCAGCGCGACCGCGAAAAAGCGGCACGCATCCGCTCGTCGCTGCGCGACCACGATTAA
- a CDS encoding phage tail assembly protein, translated as MHNDTQNQAVIELDDPIKRGDTFITSLTVRKPKAGALRGISLIELANLNVSALQIVLPRITEPTLTAHDIANMDPADLLAVGAEVAGFLASKADRLSVSPAK; from the coding sequence ATGCACAACGATACCCAAAACCAAGCCGTCATCGAACTGGACGACCCGATCAAGCGCGGCGACACCTTCATCACCTCCCTTACCGTGCGTAAACCCAAGGCGGGTGCCCTGCGCGGCATTTCCCTGATCGAGCTGGCCAACCTGAACGTGTCGGCCTTGCAGATCGTGCTGCCGCGCATCACCGAGCCGACCTTGACCGCGCACGACATCGCCAACATGGACCCGGCCGACCTGCTGGCCGTGGGCGCCGAGGTTGCCGGTTTTTTGGCGAGCAAAGCAGATCGCCTTTCGGTATCCCCGGCGAAGTAG
- a CDS encoding phage major tail tube protein: MGMPHKLKQFNVFQNGVLFMGMVPEVTLPKLSRKMEEYRAGGMSGPVSVDFGNEALSLEWSAGGLIAEALKQYGAHTHGAVQLRFAGAYQNDDDGSVAAVEVVVRGRYKEIDMGAAKMGDDTTHKYTMACSYYKLMIDGATVIELDFMSGTENFGGGDTNAAIRKAIGL, from the coding sequence ATGGGCATGCCCCACAAACTCAAGCAATTCAATGTATTTCAAAACGGCGTGCTGTTCATGGGCATGGTGCCCGAAGTCACCTTGCCCAAACTGAGCCGCAAGATGGAAGAGTACCGCGCCGGCGGCATGAGCGGCCCCGTGTCCGTCGACTTCGGCAATGAGGCGCTGTCGCTGGAATGGAGCGCTGGCGGCCTGATCGCCGAAGCCCTGAAACAGTACGGCGCCCACACGCATGGCGCCGTGCAACTGCGCTTTGCCGGCGCTTATCAGAACGACGATGACGGCAGCGTCGCCGCCGTCGAGGTCGTCGTGCGCGGCCGCTACAAGGAAATCGACATGGGTGCGGCCAAGATGGGCGACGACACGACGCACAAATACACGATGGCTTGCAGCTATTACAAGCTGATGATCGACGGCGCCACCGTCATCGAACTGGACTTCATGAGCGGCACCGAGAACTTTGGCGGCGGCGACACCAATGCGGCCATCCGCAAGGCCATCGGCCTGTAA